Proteins encoded within one genomic window of Eurosta solidaginis isolate ZX-2024a chromosome 1, ASM4086904v1, whole genome shotgun sequence:
- the LOC137234031 gene encoding uncharacterized protein, with protein MDESGVLRVGGRIKHADINYNIKFPIKLPKDAKISLLIVRHTHEINMHAGVEATFALVRQQFWILGCRNLVRKVIFGCKTCFLQRRATSTQLTVNLPSARVQPSRCFLHCGLDYAGPVRINYSKTRNPKIGKAWVAIFVCMSKALHIELVSDLTTDAFLASFRRFIARRGKPSDLHSDNGTTFHGAKRALNELQRLSIFHEDRAEVAQSLAKINLKKSLANEGVNWHFIPPSAPRFGGLWETGVRSMKLHLRRVIGDSLLTFEEYSTVLCQIEAIFNSRPLCSISDTDPLTPVHFLIGEPYTCMPEPSALTTTFNLKQHWRHLQAMVQGFWKRWHSEYLTSLQQRNKWQQSTTNLEIGKLVVLKEPNLPPSKWILGRIVEVHKGDDDLVRVVVTIKTSKGEYKRPISKVATLPF; from the coding sequence ATGGACGAATCAGGTGTACTTCGGGTTGGTGGTCGCATAAAACATGCAgatataaattacaatataaagTTTCCGATTAAACTACCTAAAGACGCCAAAATTTCGCTACTCATCGTAAGACATACGCACGAAATCAATATGCACGCAGGTGTCGAAGCGACGTTCGCTCTTGTTCGTCAACAATTTTGGATTTTGGGCTGCAGAAACTTAGTAAGGAAGGTCATATTTGGTTGCAAAACATGTTTCTTGCAAAGAAGAGCAACCAGCACTCAACTTACGGTTAATCTGCCATCAGCAAGAGTTCAGCCCAGTCGGTGTTTTCTACATTGCGGACTTGACTACGCTGGCCCTGTACGCATAAACTATTCAAAAACGCGAAATCCAAAAATTGGTAAAGCTTGGGTTGCCATATTCGTCTGTATGTCTAAAGCCCTACACATCGAATTGGTGAGTGATTTAACAACCGATGCCTTTTTAGCTTCTTTTCGCAGATTCATTGCACGCCGAGGAAAGCCCAGTGACCTTCATTCCGATAATGGTACCACCTTCCACGGTGCGAAACGAGCTTTAAACGAACTTCAACGGCTCTCCATATTTCATGAAGATCGGGCAGAGGTGGCTCAATCCTtagcaaaaataaatttaaaaaaatccttAGCAAACGAAGGCGTTAATTGGCATTTCATCCCACCCTCAGCACCACGTTTTGGAGGATTGTGGGAAACTGGAGTACGATCTATGAAATTACATTTGAGAAGAGTGATTGGAGACAGCCTACTTACGTTCGAAGAATACAGCACGGTACTATGCCAAATCGAAGCTATTTTTAATTCACGACCTCTGTGCAGCATTTCTGATACAGATCCTCTTACTCcggtacattttttaattggcgaaCCGTATACATGTATGCCTGAGCCATCTGCTTTAACTACAACTTTTAACTTAAAACAACATTGGCGCCATCTGCAGGCTATGGTTCAAGGCTTTTGGAAACGCTGGCATAGTGAGTACTTAACCTCTTTACAACAGAGGAATAAATGGCAACAATCCACTACTAATCTTGAAATCGGAAAACTGGTCGTATTGAAAGAACCTAATCTCCCACCATCAAAGTGGATTTTAGGACGCATCGTCGAAGTGCACAAAGGAGATGATGATCTTGTACGTGTGGTGGTTACCATCAAAACGAGCAAAGGAGAATACAAGCGTCCAATTTCAAAGGTAGCGACATTGCCTTTCTGA